The Desulforegulaceae bacterium genome includes a window with the following:
- a CDS encoding protein-glutamate O-methyltransferase CheR, with protein sequence MIKIKPNEYEVLRTFIKKQCGINLGGNKSYLIETRLSDLVLEYGHNNYLDFYKKAEKDPALVERIIDAMTTNETFWFRDTLVWKAISDIIIPQIVEKAKTKKKVRVWFGACSTGQEVYSFLMMLNEHLQKTGQKYVLELVELIATDISPSVLFQAKSGRYSGISMERGLPQFFKEKYFVSKEKVWLFDPNLRKRVNFKKLNLQESFVSLGNFDLVFLRNVLIYFSAETKKEIIKKTAARMAAGSPLILGSTESIRDFSNEFSISYKNNVMINYKK encoded by the coding sequence ATGATAAAAATAAAACCAAATGAATATGAAGTTTTAAGAACGTTCATCAAAAAACAATGTGGAATTAATCTGGGCGGCAACAAATCTTACCTTATAGAGACAAGACTTTCAGATTTGGTTTTGGAATATGGGCATAATAACTACCTGGATTTTTATAAAAAAGCTGAGAAAGACCCCGCCCTTGTTGAAAGAATAATTGATGCAATGACAACCAATGAAACTTTTTGGTTCAGGGATACTTTGGTTTGGAAGGCTATTTCAGATATAATAATTCCCCAAATTGTTGAAAAGGCTAAAACTAAAAAAAAAGTAAGGGTGTGGTTTGGAGCATGTTCTACTGGCCAGGAAGTTTACTCTTTTTTGATGATGCTTAATGAACACCTTCAAAAGACAGGTCAAAAATATGTTTTGGAGTTGGTCGAGCTTATTGCAACAGATATTTCTCCTTCGGTTCTTTTCCAGGCAAAATCCGGAAGATATTCCGGGATATCCATGGAAAGGGGGCTTCCTCAGTTTTTTAAAGAAAAATATTTTGTTTCAAAAGAAAAAGTCTGGCTTTTTGATCCAAATCTTAGGAAAAGGGTGAATTTTAAAAAATTAAATCTCCAGGAAAGCTTTGTTTCTCTTGGAAATTTTGATCTGGTTTTTTTAAGAAATGTGCTTATTTATTTTTCGGCCGAAACAAAAAAAGAAATAATTAAAAAAACTGCAGCAAGGATGGCTGCAGGAAGTCCTCTTATTTTAGGTTCTACAGAGTCAATAAGAGATTTTTCAAACGAATTTAGCATCAGCTATAAAAATAATGTTATGATTAATTATAAAAAATAA
- a CDS encoding calcium/sodium antiporter, translating into MSYLFLTAGFVFLIKSADCLVNGASAIAKKFKISDMTIGLTVVAFGSSLPELFVNIVASTQGSTGVATGNILGSNIANILLILGICGLVKPLKVPIGTVKAEIPLGLLAVLVLAVSVNDQFFDGYRYSLLSRSDGVVFLGFFLIFFHYSFSLSKREPDTEELDEKLVKMHWGISTILILIGIAGLAGGAELIVRGAVGIARSFEVSDEIIGLTIVAIGTSLPELAASVVAAYKGQSEMAVGNVAGSNIFNIFFVLGISATIKPLPFSPNNNLDILMVIFANILLLIFMATGRKRLLDKWEGGFMIVLYFVYLFFRTTIKI; encoded by the coding sequence TTGTCTTATCTTTTTCTTACGGCAGGTTTTGTTTTTCTGATAAAAAGTGCAGACTGTCTTGTAAACGGTGCCTCGGCCATTGCAAAAAAATTCAAGATCTCAGATATGACCATAGGTCTTACTGTGGTTGCTTTTGGCTCTTCACTTCCTGAACTTTTTGTAAACATTGTTGCAAGCACCCAGGGGAGTACAGGAGTTGCAACAGGAAATATTTTAGGCAGCAATATAGCTAATATTCTTTTAATCCTGGGAATCTGCGGGTTGGTAAAACCCCTTAAGGTTCCTATAGGTACTGTAAAAGCAGAAATACCCCTGGGACTTCTTGCTGTCCTTGTTCTGGCAGTTTCAGTAAATGATCAATTTTTTGACGGATATAGATACTCCTTATTAAGCAGAAGCGACGGAGTGGTTTTTCTTGGTTTTTTCCTTATTTTTTTCCATTATTCTTTTTCACTTTCAAAAAGAGAACCCGACACAGAAGAATTAGATGAAAAACTGGTTAAAATGCATTGGGGAATTTCCACAATACTTATACTTATTGGAATTGCCGGCCTTGCAGGAGGAGCAGAGCTCATTGTAAGAGGAGCTGTGGGCATTGCCCGTTCCTTTGAAGTATCTGACGAAATAATAGGCCTTACCATTGTTGCCATTGGAACCTCACTTCCTGAGCTTGCAGCCTCAGTTGTAGCAGCCTATAAAGGTCAGTCTGAAATGGCAGTGGGAAACGTTGCAGGTTCTAATATATTCAATATTTTTTTTGTTCTTGGAATAAGTGCAACCATCAAACCCCTTCCTTTTTCTCCAAACAACAACCTGGATATTTTAATGGTTATTTTTGCAAACATTCTTTTGCTTATATTTATGGCAACAGGGAGAAAAAGGCTTCTGGATAAATGGGAAGGAGGATTTATGATTGTTCTTTACTTTGTCTACCTCTTTTTCAGAACCACAATAAAAATTTAA
- the hisS gene encoding histidine--tRNA ligase codes for MIQTIRGFRDILPEEIEVWQKIELEAKNIFENFGFKEIRLPILEKTEVFARGIGESTDIVEKEMFTFPDSKGNNQTMRPEATASIARSYVQHKMYSRQPEQKLYTIGPMFRKERPQKGRYRQFYQIDAEVLGIDSPILDAQILVMLNMLFKKLEVKNLLTKINSLGCPGCRKKYNEILLSFIQNTKDLCSDCERRKTKNPLRILDCKVKSCRNQLKGAPLLKDYLCRECSEHFKALKQCLDLENIKYEIDDYLVRGLDYYTKTAFEIQTLELGAQSAVAGGGRYDGLVEILGGPKTPGIGFAIGFDRLVEIIASNQEVKKEGPLVYFLTFGESAAKKAFKICNNLASQGIKSEMDFSNKSMKASMKKANKSNCKFCAIIGENEIEKGIISLKNMEEGTQEEVLEKDFISIIKKYI; via the coding sequence ATGATTCAAACAATAAGAGGTTTCCGTGATATCCTGCCTGAAGAAATTGAAGTCTGGCAGAAAATAGAACTGGAGGCAAAAAATATATTTGAAAATTTTGGATTTAAGGAAATAAGACTTCCCATTCTTGAAAAAACTGAAGTATTTGCAAGGGGTATAGGGGAAAGTACAGACATAGTTGAAAAAGAAATGTTTACATTTCCAGACTCAAAAGGGAACAATCAAACAATGAGACCTGAGGCTACAGCCTCAATTGCAAGATCCTATGTTCAACATAAAATGTATTCAAGACAGCCTGAACAAAAACTTTACACAATAGGTCCAATGTTTAGAAAAGAAAGACCTCAAAAAGGAAGATACAGACAATTTTATCAAATTGATGCTGAGGTTTTAGGAATTGACTCTCCCATTCTTGATGCCCAGATTCTTGTAATGCTCAACATGCTTTTTAAAAAACTTGAAGTAAAAAATCTTCTTACCAAAATAAACTCTCTTGGGTGTCCAGGATGCAGAAAAAAATACAATGAAATCCTTTTAAGCTTTATTCAAAACACCAAAGACCTTTGCAGTGACTGCGAAAGAAGAAAAACTAAAAATCCCCTAAGGATTCTTGACTGCAAAGTAAAATCCTGCAGAAATCAGCTAAAAGGAGCCCCGCTTTTAAAAGATTATCTTTGCAGGGAATGCTCTGAACATTTTAAAGCCTTAAAACAATGTCTTGATCTTGAAAATATTAAATATGAAATAGACGATTACCTTGTAAGAGGGCTTGACTATTATACCAAAACAGCTTTTGAAATCCAAACCCTGGAGCTTGGAGCCCAGTCTGCTGTTGCCGGGGGAGGAAGATACGACGGTCTGGTTGAAATCCTTGGTGGCCCAAAAACACCTGGAATTGGATTTGCCATAGGATTTGACAGGCTTGTTGAAATAATTGCCTCTAATCAGGAAGTAAAAAAAGAAGGGCCTCTGGTTTACTTTTTAACCTTTGGTGAATCTGCAGCCAAAAAGGCATTTAAAATCTGCAACAATTTGGCATCCCAGGGTATAAAATCTGAAATGGACTTTTCTAACAAAAGCATGAAGGCCTCAATGAAAAAGGCAAATAAATCAAATTGCAAATTTTGTGCAATTATAGGCGAAAATGAAATTGAAAAAGGCATTATAAGTCTTAAAAACATGGAAGAGGGAACCCAGGAAGAAGTTTTAGAAAAAGATTTTATTTCAATAATAAAAAAATATATTTAA
- the ahcY gene encoding adenosylhomocysteinase has translation MSYIELDLTLKHKVKDISLADFGNKEMVIAETEMPGLMNSREKYGNQQPLKGLKVAGSLHMTIQTAMLIETLTALGADVRWASCNIFSTQDHAAAAIAANGSAAVFAWKGETLAEYWWCTEQALTWPDGSGPDLIVDDGGDATMMVHEGVKVEKDPSILDQKFEAEDEIKLYDRLRKSYETDPQKWTRIAKKIKGVSEETTTGVNRLYQLQEKGELLFPAINVNDSVTKSKFDNIYGCQESLADGIKRATDVMLAGKTVVVCGYGDVGKGCARSMKGYGARVVVTEIDPICALQAAMDGFQVCLLEEIVSKGDIFVTATGNYHVLRGEHMEQMKNEAIICNIGHFDNEIEMSYLSRTPECVKDTIKPQVDKWTLKSGNSIIVLAEGRLVNLGCATGHPSFVMSASFTNQALAQIELATKKHENKVYTLSKKLDEEVARLHLDRLQINLTKLTQKQADYLGIPIEGPFKPDHYRY, from the coding sequence ATGAGTTATATAGAACTAGACTTAACTCTTAAGCACAAAGTAAAAGACATTTCCCTGGCAGATTTTGGTAATAAGGAAATGGTAATTGCTGAAACAGAAATGCCCGGACTTATGAATTCAAGGGAAAAATACGGAAACCAGCAACCCTTAAAAGGCTTAAAAGTAGCTGGAAGTCTTCATATGACAATCCAGACGGCCATGCTTATTGAAACCCTTACAGCCCTTGGAGCTGATGTAAGATGGGCATCATGCAATATTTTTTCAACCCAGGATCATGCAGCAGCAGCAATTGCGGCCAATGGTTCAGCAGCAGTTTTTGCCTGGAAAGGTGAAACCCTTGCAGAATACTGGTGGTGCACTGAACAAGCCCTTACCTGGCCTGACGGATCCGGCCCTGATCTTATTGTTGATGACGGCGGAGATGCTACCATGATGGTTCATGAAGGGGTAAAAGTTGAAAAAGATCCTTCAATTCTTGATCAAAAATTTGAAGCTGAAGATGAAATTAAGCTTTATGACAGACTTAGAAAGTCCTATGAAACAGATCCACAAAAGTGGACAAGAATTGCCAAAAAAATAAAAGGGGTTTCAGAAGAAACAACAACAGGAGTAAACAGGCTCTATCAGCTTCAGGAAAAAGGAGAACTTCTTTTTCCGGCAATCAATGTTAATGACTCTGTTACAAAATCAAAATTTGACAATATTTACGGTTGTCAGGAATCTCTTGCAGACGGAATAAAAAGAGCTACAGATGTTATGCTTGCAGGTAAAACTGTTGTTGTTTGCGGATACGGTGATGTAGGAAAAGGATGCGCAAGGTCAATGAAAGGCTATGGAGCCAGGGTTGTGGTTACTGAAATTGACCCTATCTGTGCTCTTCAGGCTGCAATGGACGGTTTCCAGGTATGCCTTCTTGAAGAAATTGTTTCAAAAGGAGACATCTTTGTAACAGCAACAGGCAATTATCATGTTCTCAGGGGTGAGCACATGGAGCAGATGAAAAACGAAGCAATTATCTGCAATATAGGACATTTTGACAATGAAATTGAAATGTCATATCTATCCAGGACTCCAGAATGCGTAAAAGACACCATTAAGCCCCAAGTTGACAAATGGACTTTAAAGTCTGGAAACTCAATCATTGTTCTTGCTGAAGGAAGACTGGTAAACCTTGGATGTGCAACAGGTCACCCAAGCTTTGTAATGAGTGCAAGTTTTACAAACCAGGCTTTAGCTCAAATTGAACTTGCAACAAAAAAGCATGAAAACAAAGTATACACACTTTCCAAAAAGCTTGACGAAGAAGTTGCAAGACTCCATCTTGACAGGCTTCAGATAAATCTTACTAAGCTTACACAAAAGCAGGCCGACTACCTTGGAATTCCCATTGAAGGGCCTTTTAAGCCTGATCATTATAGATATTAA
- a CDS encoding hydantoinase/oxoprolinase family protein has product MIIGIDVGGTHTDGVLLSGNKTEKSIKIPTKKDNLYESVIEALDSLIEKTDPSKIKRTVLSTTLTTNTVVQNKTSPVAVIISAGPGIDPGYYKIGEFYSIVKGALDHRGRELIPIDEKELAKTAEEIKKLGIENVAVISKFSPRNPTHENQKEKIFSKTFKNIFKGHNVSGHLNFPGRINTTWLNAAVRDSYEDFFDSVNKSFIERGIKSPVHILKADGGTMPLGESVNFPAQTIFSGPAASVLGAMPGSKKDIDSIVLDIGGTTTDIAILANGDPVIAQSGIRIQNLKTLIRAIETKSIGAGGDSWVRVEDSKLLVGPERKGPAMAFGGDLPTPTDAFVFLGEIKEGDFEKASKGINSIATTLGISPEDAAEKIADKAAQNIVDAFTEKIFDLNNKPVYTLHEFLDGYVLNPKEILVLGAPASVFAKRLEKLSNIKTSTVKDFSIANAIGAAMAKPTCTVTLFADTAQRKAYAVSENYEESISQNYSREDAFAKAKSLLYAKAEKMGADMNNLEIDTIEDLSFNMMRGYRSSGKNIRITLQIRPGLVAV; this is encoded by the coding sequence ATGATAATTGGTATAGATGTAGGCGGTACTCATACGGATGGAGTTCTTCTGTCTGGCAACAAAACTGAAAAATCCATTAAAATACCTACAAAAAAAGACAATCTTTACGAATCTGTAATCGAAGCTCTGGACTCTTTGATTGAAAAAACAGACCCTTCTAAAATAAAAAGAACAGTATTAAGCACCACCCTTACAACCAATACTGTTGTTCAGAACAAAACCTCACCTGTTGCAGTGATAATTTCAGCAGGACCTGGAATAGATCCCGGGTATTATAAAATAGGAGAGTTTTACTCCATTGTAAAAGGAGCACTTGACCACAGGGGAAGAGAGCTTATTCCAATTGATGAAAAGGAACTTGCAAAAACAGCAGAAGAAATAAAAAAACTTGGGATAGAAAATGTAGCGGTTATTTCAAAATTTTCTCCTAGAAACCCGACCCATGAAAATCAAAAAGAAAAAATTTTTTCCAAGACTTTTAAAAATATATTTAAAGGACACAATGTTTCAGGACACCTTAATTTTCCAGGAAGAATAAATACCACCTGGCTCAATGCTGCTGTTCGTGATTCATATGAAGATTTTTTTGACTCGGTAAATAAAAGTTTTATAGAAAGGGGAATCAAATCACCTGTACATATTTTAAAGGCAGATGGGGGAACAATGCCCCTTGGTGAATCTGTTAATTTCCCTGCACAGACAATATTTTCAGGCCCTGCTGCAAGTGTTCTTGGAGCAATGCCCGGCTCAAAAAAAGATATTGACTCAATTGTTCTTGATATAGGAGGAACAACAACAGATATTGCTATCCTTGCCAATGGCGATCCTGTAATAGCTCAAAGCGGAATAAGAATACAAAATTTAAAAACACTTATTAGGGCAATAGAAACAAAATCCATTGGAGCAGGAGGCGACAGCTGGGTAAGAGTTGAAGATTCAAAACTTTTAGTGGGCCCGGAAAGAAAAGGACCTGCCATGGCCTTTGGGGGAGATTTACCAACACCTACAGATGCCTTTGTTTTTCTTGGTGAAATAAAAGAAGGTGATTTTGAAAAAGCAAGCAAGGGAATTAACTCCATTGCAACCACCCTTGGAATTTCTCCTGAAGATGCAGCAGAAAAAATTGCTGACAAAGCCGCCCAGAATATAGTTGATGCCTTCACTGAAAAGATTTTTGATTTAAACAACAAGCCTGTATACACTCTTCATGAATTTTTAGACGGCTATGTTTTAAATCCCAAAGAAATTCTTGTACTTGGAGCACCGGCAAGCGTTTTTGCAAAAAGATTGGAAAAACTATCAAATATAAAAACCAGTACAGTTAAAGATTTCAGCATTGCAAACGCAATAGGTGCGGCAATGGCAAAACCTACCTGCACTGTAACCCTGTTTGCAGACACAGCCCAAAGAAAAGCTTATGCTGTTTCTGAAAACTATGAGGAATCCATTTCTCAAAATTATTCAAGGGAAGATGCTTTTGCAAAGGCAAAATCTCTTTTATATGCCAAGGCTGAAAAAATGGGTGCAGATATGAATAATCTGGAAATAGATACAATTGAAGACTTATCTTTTAATATGATGAGGGGCTATAGATCTTCAGGAAAAAATATAAGAATAACACTTCAGATAAGACCGGGCCTTGTAGCCGTATAA
- the panB gene encoding 3-methyl-2-oxobutanoate hydroxymethyltransferase has product MAKKVTTTTFMKKKESGEKITAVTSYDFTFAGLAHEAEIDMILVGDSLGMVVQGHPSTIPVTMEEMIYHSKMVARAKPLSLIVADMPFLSYETSVFEAVTNSGLLLKKGFAEAVKLEGGVEVAEKIEAITKAGIPVQAHIGLTPQSVHQMGGFKIQRDEDRIVKDAHAVEEAGAFSVVLEGIPSHIAKRVTSELKIPTIGIGAGIDCDGQILVMHDLLGLNRGHVPKFAKKFANLGDLAVEAFALYAKEVKEGKFPGDEHSY; this is encoded by the coding sequence ATGGCAAAAAAAGTTACAACAACAACTTTTATGAAAAAAAAAGAATCTGGTGAAAAAATTACAGCAGTTACTTCCTATGACTTTACTTTCGCAGGTCTTGCCCATGAAGCAGAAATAGACATGATTCTTGTTGGTGATTCATTAGGTATGGTAGTTCAGGGTCATCCAAGCACAATTCCTGTAACCATGGAAGAAATGATTTACCATTCAAAAATGGTGGCAAGGGCAAAGCCTTTATCTCTTATTGTTGCAGATATGCCGTTTCTTTCCTATGAAACCAGTGTTTTTGAGGCTGTGACAAATTCAGGGCTTCTTTTAAAAAAAGGATTTGCAGAAGCTGTAAAGCTTGAGGGTGGAGTAGAGGTGGCAGAAAAAATTGAAGCAATTACAAAAGCAGGAATTCCTGTTCAGGCTCATATAGGGCTTACTCCCCAGTCTGTCCATCAAATGGGAGGATTTAAAATTCAAAGGGATGAAGATAGAATTGTAAAAGACGCCCATGCTGTTGAGGAAGCAGGAGCTTTTTCTGTTGTTCTTGAAGGAATCCCCAGTCATATTGCAAAAAGAGTTACAAGTGAGCTTAAAATTCCCACCATAGGAATTGGTGCAGGAATAGATTGCGATGGACAAATTCTTGTAATGCATGATCTTTTAGGCCTTAATAGAGGTCATGTTCCAAAGTTTGCCAAAAAGTTTGCAAACTTAGGTGATCTTGCTGTGGAAGCTTTTGCTTTGTATGCCAAAGAGGTAAAAGAGGGTAAATTCCCCGGAGATGAACATAGTTATTGA
- the aspS gene encoding aspartate--tRNA ligase has protein sequence MADLLGDLRRTHHLNELCTADKDKEVVLMGWVQRRRDHGGVIFVDLRDREGITQVVFNPETDPTMHEKAHEIRSEYVITIKGIVGKRPEGMINKNLPTGEIEVNVLELKILNKAETPPFLIEDRVEASDNIRLKYRHLDLRRPAIQKNIIKRHKAGFAIRKYLNEKGFLDIETPFLTKSTPEGARDYLVPSRVTWGNFYALPQSPQLFKQLLMISGFDKYYQIVKCFRDEDLRADRQPEFTQIDIEMSFIGEEEIMATAEGLVKTVFKEVVDLEIKPPFKRMDYKEAMDKYGLDKPDLRFGLELVNLSETLKNTGFKVFADTLKRGGLVKALNAKGCAGFSRKEIDDLTAFAAIYGARGLAWIKIKENGDWQSPITKFFSDEEKEEMQKALSMEPGDIVFFVADTPTITNDTLGNLRNHLGAKLGLVDKNKYEFVWITKFPMFEWDEDEKRYQALHHPFTAPLESDYEKIEQSPLEVKSRAYDLVLNGSEIGGGSIRIHQPEVQEKVFSILGMERKDYEEKFGFLVDALKSGAPPHGGIAFGFDRLVMILCNQESIRDVMAFPKTQRGTCLLTNAPSSASWAQLQELGLKTIAKEKEE, from the coding sequence GTGGCTGATTTACTTGGAGATCTTAGAAGAACCCATCATCTGAATGAGCTTTGCACTGCTGATAAAGATAAAGAAGTGGTTCTCATGGGCTGGGTACAAAGAAGAAGAGACCACGGCGGAGTAATTTTTGTGGACTTAAGGGATAGGGAAGGAATCACCCAGGTGGTTTTCAATCCTGAAACAGATCCAACAATGCATGAAAAAGCCCATGAAATAAGAAGTGAATATGTAATTACAATAAAAGGGATAGTTGGCAAAAGACCTGAGGGAATGATAAATAAAAATCTTCCCACAGGAGAAATAGAAGTCAATGTTTTAGAACTTAAAATCCTGAACAAAGCAGAAACTCCTCCTTTTTTAATTGAAGACAGAGTTGAAGCTTCTGATAACATAAGATTAAAATACAGACACCTGGATCTTCGAAGACCGGCCATTCAAAAAAATATAATAAAAAGACATAAAGCAGGATTTGCAATAAGAAAATATTTAAATGAAAAAGGATTTCTGGATATAGAAACACCTTTTCTTACAAAGTCAACTCCGGAAGGTGCAAGAGACTACCTTGTTCCCAGCAGAGTTACCTGGGGTAATTTTTATGCCCTTCCCCAGTCCCCCCAGCTTTTCAAACAGCTTCTTATGATTTCAGGCTTTGATAAATATTATCAGATAGTAAAATGTTTTAGAGATGAAGACCTAAGAGCCGACAGACAGCCAGAATTCACACAAATAGATATAGAAATGAGTTTTATCGGTGAAGAAGAAATAATGGCAACGGCAGAAGGACTTGTAAAAACAGTTTTCAAAGAAGTTGTTGATCTTGAGATCAAACCTCCTTTTAAGAGGATGGATTATAAAGAGGCCATGGATAAATACGGCCTTGACAAGCCTGATTTAAGATTTGGACTCGAGCTGGTAAACCTTTCAGAAACACTTAAAAACACAGGATTTAAAGTATTTGCAGACACTCTTAAAAGAGGAGGCCTTGTTAAAGCTCTAAATGCAAAAGGGTGTGCTGGTTTCTCAAGAAAAGAAATAGATGATCTCACAGCTTTTGCAGCTATTTATGGAGCCAGGGGCCTTGCCTGGATAAAGATAAAGGAAAACGGAGACTGGCAGTCACCAATAACAAAGTTTTTTTCTGATGAAGAAAAAGAAGAAATGCAAAAAGCCCTTTCAATGGAACCCGGAGATATTGTATTTTTTGTTGCAGATACTCCAACCATTACAAATGACACCTTAGGTAACCTTAGAAATCATCTTGGGGCAAAGCTTGGTCTTGTTGACAAAAACAAATATGAATTTGTCTGGATAACAAAATTTCCAATGTTTGAATGGGATGAGGACGAAAAAAGATACCAGGCACTTCACCATCCTTTTACAGCACCCCTTGAATCTGACTATGAAAAAATTGAACAATCTCCTCTTGAAGTAAAATCAAGGGCCTATGATCTGGTTCTCAATGGCTCTGAAATTGGGGGCGGAAGCATCCGTATTCATCAGCCTGAAGTTCAGGAAAAAGTTTTTTCAATTCTTGGGATGGAAAGAAAAGACTATGAAGAAAAGTTTGGATTTCTTGTTGATGCCCTTAAATCAGGAGCACCTCCCCATGGAGGAATCGCCTTTGGATTTGACCGTCTTGTAATGATTTTATGCAATCAGGAATCAATAAGAGATGTGATGGCTTTTCCTAAAACTCAAAGGGGAACCTGTCTTCTTACCAATGCTCCTTCAAGTGCTTCCTGGGCACAGCTCCAGGAGCTTGGACTCAAAACAATTGCAAAGGAAAAAGAAGAGTAA
- a CDS encoding metalloregulator ArsR/SmtB family transcription factor, with protein sequence MDISIYLKALADPTRIRLANILFFHELSVNEIVATMDMGQSRISRHLKILTDAGILKCRRDGVWAFYSTVDSGGGKKVMNALSPVMNLDPILESDLKKTDRVIDKRKKNTANFFDNVAPKWDTMKKELLGDFNLNKAITELMENCKTSLDLGCGTGELLCHMGPYSEKLIGVDCSPEMLGEAETRIREKGFRADLRLGELEHLPMRDNEADLAVISMVLHHLTKPEEGIKEVSRVLKPGGIFIFAEFGKHNLEKMRTEYGDRWLGFDHDYLGEILENNGFRITVKKEHPLTQGLSLYIIKAVKSF encoded by the coding sequence ATGGATATATCAATATATTTAAAAGCACTGGCAGACCCTACCAGAATAAGACTTGCAAACATTCTTTTTTTCCATGAACTCAGTGTAAATGAAATTGTAGCTACAATGGACATGGGTCAGTCAAGAATATCAAGACACCTGAAAATACTTACTGACGCAGGAATTTTAAAATGCAGAAGAGACGGAGTCTGGGCATTTTACTCAACTGTTGATTCAGGCGGAGGGAAAAAAGTGATGAATGCTCTTTCCCCTGTGATGAATCTTGATCCTATTTTAGAATCAGACCTTAAAAAAACTGACAGAGTTATTGATAAAAGGAAAAAAAACACAGCAAACTTTTTTGATAATGTTGCTCCCAAATGGGACACCATGAAAAAAGAGCTTCTCGGTGACTTCAATCTTAACAAAGCAATCACAGAACTGATGGAAAACTGCAAAACCTCCCTTGATCTAGGTTGCGGAACCGGAGAGCTTTTATGCCATATGGGCCCTTATTCAGAAAAACTCATAGGAGTGGACTGCTCTCCTGAAATGCTTGGAGAAGCCGAAACCCGAATCAGAGAAAAAGGGTTCAGGGCGGATTTAAGACTTGGGGAACTAGAGCATCTGCCAATGAGGGACAATGAAGCAGATCTTGCCGTAATTTCAATGGTTCTCCACCATCTGACCAAACCCGAAGAAGGAATAAAAGAGGTATCAAGAGTTCTTAAACCCGGCGGAATTTTTATTTTTGCAGAATTTGGAAAGCATAATCTTGAAAAAATGAGAACCGAATACGGGGACAGATGGCTTGGATTTGATCACGACTATTTGGGAGAAATCCTTGAAAACAATGGATTCAGAATAACAGTGAAAAAAGAGCATCCCTTAACTCAGGGGCTTTCTCTTTATATAATAAAAGCAGTAAAATCATTTTAA